From the Hyphomicrobium sp. ghe19 genome, one window contains:
- a CDS encoding tetratricopeptide repeat protein: MNRRDRRLAHATSQSTPQRAGVPDIARDYHQAVEHLKNGRLAESEVAHRRVLTRLPTHAPSLHHMGLIAYKRQETHDAVEYIRQSVAHQPNYHEAWLNLAIILGEMRRSHEAIAACRECLALQPRNAEVHTVLGNLLTLVENEPEAITTYIKALELKPDQPAVLVKLGNLMLKSGQPEAAAARCRQALQLDPGFEEARVLDRRISAMTRPVASVAAEIEAESKSSDELAKRLDELALFLRQDRRYDEAIELCRRAVASKPDNADYHFNLALALEARGHLEEALTSYQAGLVIDPDRADAYTAVGGVLRALKMEAGAVQALEHAIKLDPTSAQAHYNLAITHKMCERYEEADLAFQKCLECAPEAFVNRFEYLNLLHFQCDWFGVDEEGRYCLENFRTKPMHIAPFPLISLWSTREDQLKVARNYIKPIAAPPDQRFKTYQNSLGVGRRIRLGFLSCDFFEHATAMLFAEVLEKLDHARFEIFGYCFSPEDGSAMRQRLLKAFEHVRKIGEMTSRDAAAQINADGIDILVDLKGFTKDARPEIFSYRPAPIQVNYLGYPGTMGADFIDYILADAVVAPMEHQPDYSEKIVHLPNTYQPNDRQRVISQEPVTRADCGLPEDAFVFCSFNNSYKLNPTMFDVWMHVLKQVPGSVLWLLVPNQTCANNLRREAASRGVDPGRLVFANRASIPKHLARQRLADLFLDALPCNAHTTTSDALWVGLPVLTCLGETFSGRVAGSLLSAMGLPELITTDLDAYTDLAIELARDKGKLDRIRRKLVSMRDTAPLFDSTRYARNLEASFEKMVDIMRSGQAPQAFAVVEPTTAPPPVEAMKPKPQGPRTIYESCPLCEGREISRANEARITNHPAYNSMLPPMQKWCRCASCAHVFTEGYLTPEGREIVFPAAKTEQKVGKDAENQRKVSAKIVARIARHVPSGDWLDVGFGNASLLFTAAEWGFSPAGIDASEESVAKLKKFGYDAHCDLESFAAEDRFSVVSMVDVLDRTPFPATTLGIVNRMMKRGGALFISSLNMDSIVWRALDATGTNPYWAEIERYHHFTRARLVQLLQSQGFKFVEYDIGERHRSSMDLIALKI, from the coding sequence ATGAATCGAAGAGATCGGCGGCTTGCCCACGCGACGTCACAGAGCACTCCTCAGCGCGCCGGCGTTCCCGATATCGCACGCGATTATCATCAGGCAGTCGAACACCTCAAAAACGGCCGCTTGGCTGAATCGGAAGTTGCGCATCGGCGGGTCCTCACCCGTCTGCCAACCCATGCTCCAAGTCTGCACCACATGGGCCTCATCGCGTATAAGCGGCAGGAAACGCATGATGCGGTCGAATACATCCGCCAGAGCGTCGCCCATCAGCCAAATTATCACGAGGCGTGGCTCAACCTCGCGATCATCCTGGGTGAAATGCGTCGATCCCACGAGGCGATCGCCGCCTGCCGCGAGTGTCTCGCGTTGCAGCCTCGGAACGCCGAGGTCCATACGGTGTTGGGCAATCTCCTCACGCTAGTTGAGAACGAACCTGAGGCGATAACGACATATATCAAGGCGCTCGAGCTGAAGCCCGATCAGCCCGCCGTGCTCGTCAAGCTCGGCAATCTGATGCTGAAGTCCGGTCAGCCGGAAGCGGCGGCGGCGCGCTGCAGGCAGGCCCTCCAACTCGATCCGGGCTTCGAGGAAGCACGCGTTCTTGACCGGCGAATATCGGCGATGACACGTCCCGTGGCGTCGGTTGCCGCCGAGATCGAAGCAGAATCGAAGAGCAGCGATGAGCTTGCGAAGCGACTCGACGAGCTGGCTTTGTTTCTGCGCCAGGACCGGCGATATGACGAAGCAATAGAACTTTGCCGCCGCGCCGTTGCGTCGAAGCCGGATAATGCCGACTATCACTTCAACCTTGCCCTTGCACTCGAGGCGCGCGGCCATTTAGAGGAAGCCCTTACGAGTTACCAGGCCGGCCTCGTGATCGATCCGGACCGCGCTGACGCATACACCGCCGTCGGCGGCGTGCTTCGCGCCTTGAAGATGGAAGCGGGAGCAGTCCAGGCGCTTGAACACGCGATCAAGCTCGACCCGACATCTGCGCAAGCACATTACAATCTGGCGATCACGCACAAAATGTGTGAGCGGTACGAGGAAGCGGATCTAGCCTTCCAAAAATGCCTCGAATGCGCGCCCGAAGCGTTCGTCAACCGGTTCGAATATTTGAACCTGCTCCATTTCCAATGTGATTGGTTCGGCGTCGACGAAGAGGGGCGTTATTGCCTCGAAAACTTCCGAACGAAGCCGATGCATATCGCGCCGTTCCCGCTGATTTCACTATGGTCCACGCGAGAAGACCAACTGAAAGTGGCCCGAAACTACATCAAGCCGATCGCTGCTCCGCCAGACCAGCGCTTTAAAACCTATCAGAACAGTCTCGGAGTTGGCCGGCGCATCCGGCTCGGCTTTCTCTCCTGCGATTTCTTCGAGCACGCAACGGCCATGCTGTTCGCCGAAGTTTTGGAAAAGCTGGACCACGCACGCTTTGAGATCTTCGGATACTGCTTCAGCCCGGAAGATGGCAGCGCAATGCGCCAGCGCCTGCTGAAGGCATTTGAGCACGTCAGAAAAATTGGCGAGATGACGAGCCGCGATGCCGCCGCCCAGATCAATGCGGATGGGATCGATATCCTCGTTGACCTCAAGGGATTTACAAAAGACGCGCGTCCGGAAATCTTCAGCTATCGCCCGGCGCCGATCCAGGTGAATTACTTGGGCTATCCTGGGACGATGGGGGCCGATTTCATCGATTACATTTTGGCCGATGCCGTCGTGGCGCCGATGGAGCACCAGCCGGACTATTCAGAGAAGATTGTCCACCTTCCAAATACCTATCAGCCGAACGACCGGCAGCGGGTGATATCGCAAGAGCCGGTGACGCGCGCCGATTGCGGCCTTCCCGAGGATGCGTTCGTATTCTGTTCGTTCAATAATAGCTACAAGCTCAATCCAACGATGTTCGACGTCTGGATGCACGTGCTCAAGCAGGTGCCGGGCTCGGTGCTTTGGCTGCTCGTTCCGAACCAGACCTGCGCCAACAACTTGAGGCGAGAGGCTGCTAGCCGCGGCGTCGATCCGGGGCGCCTGGTTTTTGCCAACCGCGCGTCGATCCCAAAGCATCTCGCGCGGCAGCGCCTTGCAGATCTCTTCTTGGATGCGCTTCCTTGTAATGCGCACACGACGACGAGCGACGCGCTCTGGGTCGGATTGCCTGTTCTGACGTGCCTCGGTGAAACGTTTTCCGGACGTGTCGCCGGTAGTCTCCTCTCTGCGATGGGCCTTCCCGAACTCATCACCACCGACCTCGATGCCTACACCGACCTCGCGATTGAACTCGCGCGCGACAAAGGCAAGCTCGACCGGATCCGGCGCAAGCTCGTATCGATGAGAGATACCGCGCCGTTATTCGATTCCACGCGCTACGCACGGAACCTCGAAGCATCCTTTGAGAAGATGGTAGACATCATGCGATCGGGCCAAGCCCCTCAGGCATTTGCGGTTGTCGAACCCACGACCGCTCCGCCGCCGGTGGAAGCTATGAAGCCGAAGCCACAAGGCCCTCGGACAATCTACGAATCCTGCCCGCTTTGCGAAGGCCGCGAGATCTCGCGCGCAAACGAAGCGCGAATAACGAACCATCCGGCTTACAACTCGATGCTTCCGCCGATGCAGAAATGGTGTCGTTGCGCATCCTGCGCGCACGTCTTCACCGAAGGCTACCTGACCCCGGAAGGTCGCGAGATCGTCTTTCCGGCGGCCAAGACCGAACAGAAGGTCGGAAAGGACGCCGAAAATCAACGCAAGGTGTCGGCGAAAATCGTGGCCCGCATCGCGCGCCATGTGCCGTCCGGCGATTGGCTCGACGTCGGCTTTGGCAACGCGTCGCTCCTTTTCACGGCCGCAGAATGGGGATTTTCCCCGGCCGGAATTGACGCAAGCGAAGAGAGCGTCGCGAAGCTCAAAAAGTTCGGATACGACGCGCACTGCGATCTGGAATCATTCGCCGCCGAAGACCGCTTCAGCGTCGTCAGCATGGTCGACGTCTTGGACCGGACGCCGTTTCCAGCAACGACGCTCGGCATTGTAAACAGGATGATGAAGCGCGGAGGCGCGCTTTTCATCTCATCGCTCAACATGGATTCGATCGTGTGGCGAGCGCTCGATGCCACGGGAACAAACCCCTATTGGGCGGAGATCGAGCGCTATCATCATTTCACGCGCGCCAGGCTCGTGCAGTTGCTCCAGTCACAAGGCTTCAAATTCGTCGAGTACGACATCGGCGAACGCCATCGCAGCTCCATGGATCTCATCGCTTTGAAAATCTGA
- a CDS encoding TetR/AcrR family transcriptional regulator, whose product MSFAREKDLRSAGGSVAVAEGQLAVKSPRERILIAARDLFYRHGVHAVGVEAIAETALTNKMTLYRHFKSKDELIVTYVQQLANEGDDILNRILAENADNPQKQVDAWVDFVEDVLTNKLERGCALANAAVELDTGHPARAVIEAYKQRKHDRLVGLFRAARYRDPDLLADEVFLLFEGARISIQCGGKGPASRVVGMLRGLLSSRPRLAEA is encoded by the coding sequence ATGAGCTTTGCGCGGGAGAAAGATTTGCGCAGCGCTGGCGGATCAGTGGCAGTCGCCGAGGGGCAACTCGCTGTCAAATCACCACGAGAGCGAATTCTGATCGCAGCTCGCGATCTCTTCTACCGGCACGGCGTGCATGCCGTCGGCGTGGAGGCAATCGCCGAGACGGCGCTTACGAACAAGATGACGCTGTACCGTCATTTCAAATCGAAGGACGAGCTTATCGTCACATACGTCCAGCAGCTCGCAAATGAAGGCGATGACATACTCAATCGCATTCTGGCCGAGAATGCAGACAACCCGCAAAAGCAAGTCGATGCCTGGGTCGATTTTGTCGAAGACGTGCTGACGAACAAGTTGGAGCGCGGCTGCGCGCTGGCGAATGCCGCCGTCGAACTCGATACCGGCCACCCGGCCCGCGCTGTGATCGAAGCTTACAAACAGCGGAAGCACGACCGCCTCGTCGGGCTCTTCCGCGCCGCTCGATATCGCGACCCCGATTTGCTCGCCGATGAAGTCTTTCTTCTATTCGAGGGCGCGCGGATCAGCATTCAATGCGGCGGCAAGGGTCCGGCATCGCGCGTCGTCGGGATGTTGCGCGGACTGCTCTCCTCGCGGCCGAGGTTGGCCGAAGCATAA
- a CDS encoding ABC transporter permease, which translates to MRAMNFRPDKSWRLALAFLPFALLLLTYIIASDIRLAENANDKLLPSFAKMGEAIDAYAMKPDTRTGDHLLWADTSASLTRLIAGLAISTAIALVLGIVIGVLPVMGATLGPVVAVLSMVPPLALLPILFIVMGLGEASKITLIVVGTSLKLIRDIALRVEDIPREQLIKAQTLGASTPQIALRIVLPQILPRLIDSVRLEIGPAWLFLIAAEAIAADSGLGYRIFLVRRYLSMDVILPYVAWITLLAFIMDLSLRLLQRKSFPWFAEARTA; encoded by the coding sequence ATGCGCGCTATGAATTTTCGACCGGACAAGAGCTGGCGCCTTGCCCTCGCCTTCCTGCCATTTGCGTTGCTCCTACTCACCTACATTATCGCTTCCGACATTCGGCTTGCCGAGAACGCGAACGACAAGCTTCTCCCGTCATTCGCCAAGATGGGCGAAGCGATCGACGCCTACGCGATGAAGCCCGACACCCGCACGGGCGACCATCTGCTTTGGGCAGATACGTCGGCGAGCCTGACGCGTCTCATCGCCGGGCTTGCGATCTCGACGGCTATCGCCCTCGTTCTCGGCATCGTCATCGGAGTTCTGCCGGTGATGGGCGCTACACTCGGGCCGGTCGTGGCGGTGTTATCGATGGTGCCGCCACTCGCGCTCCTTCCCATTCTTTTCATCGTCATGGGACTTGGGGAAGCCTCGAAGATCACCCTGATCGTCGTCGGCACATCGCTGAAACTCATTCGCGATATCGCGCTTCGGGTCGAAGACATTCCGCGCGAGCAGCTGATCAAGGCACAGACGCTCGGCGCATCGACGCCGCAGATCGCCTTGCGCATCGTGCTGCCGCAAATCCTGCCGCGACTGATCGATTCCGTTCGGTTGGAAATCGGTCCGGCGTGGCTCTTCCTGATTGCAGCCGAGGCGATCGCTGCCGACTCTGGCCTCGGCTACCGCATCTTTCTCGTTCGCCGGTATCTCTCGATGGATGTGATCCTCCCCTACGTCGCGTGGATCACGCTTCTGGCGTTCATCATGGACCTTTCCCTGCGGCTGCTTCAACGCAAGTCGTTTCCTTGGTTTGCCGAAGCGAGAACTGCATGA
- a CDS encoding efflux RND transporter periplasmic adaptor subunit — MFQRSASIAAVLLTLSAGLSACSEEKSAAQAAPPPAPQVTVAKPTKKIVADYDEYVGRFVALDFVEVRARVSGYLDKIHFTDGQMVKVGDPLFTIDRRPFQAALDQANASIAQAEANVAFAQSDLERGESLVRGTTITQQSLDQRLQAKRVAEANLTAQKAASRQFALDLDFTELAAPIAGRIGDRRVSVGNLVTGGTAGSTTLLATIASVDPIRFEFTMDEASYLRYLKAASAKAADSAGRGLSMSAQLKLIDEKDFVHEGQIDFVDNAIDKSSGTIRGRAVFKNADGRLTPGMFGRIRIVASEPAEALLVPDAAIGTEQVRKFVYAVGSDNVATPKYVTLGPLVDGLRVVTAGLSPDDTVIVNGLMRIRPGAKVTPQQASADASTPKDQTVRTQ; from the coding sequence GTGTTCCAACGGTCCGCCTCAATCGCTGCAGTTTTGCTGACTTTATCGGCGGGACTTTCCGCATGTAGCGAAGAGAAATCCGCGGCTCAAGCTGCGCCTCCGCCGGCGCCGCAAGTCACCGTGGCCAAGCCCACGAAGAAGATCGTCGCAGACTACGATGAATACGTCGGGCGTTTCGTTGCTCTCGATTTCGTCGAAGTGCGCGCGCGCGTTTCGGGTTACCTCGACAAGATCCACTTCACCGATGGCCAGATGGTCAAGGTCGGCGACCCGCTCTTCACGATCGACCGTCGGCCCTTCCAGGCGGCGTTGGACCAGGCGAATGCCTCGATCGCCCAGGCAGAGGCGAACGTTGCCTTCGCTCAGTCTGACCTGGAGCGCGGTGAGAGTCTCGTTCGCGGCACCACGATCACGCAGCAGTCGCTCGATCAACGCCTTCAGGCGAAGCGCGTCGCCGAAGCCAATCTGACGGCGCAGAAGGCGGCGTCCCGCCAGTTCGCTCTCGATTTGGATTTCACCGAACTCGCCGCTCCGATCGCCGGAAGAATAGGCGATCGCCGCGTCTCGGTCGGAAACCTCGTGACCGGCGGAACAGCCGGAAGCACGACATTGCTCGCAACGATCGCCTCGGTCGATCCGATCCGTTTCGAATTCACGATGGATGAGGCGTCATACCTTCGTTACTTGAAGGCTGCGTCGGCGAAGGCGGCCGACAGCGCCGGTCGTGGCTTGAGCATGTCCGCTCAGCTGAAGCTGATCGACGAAAAAGACTTCGTCCACGAAGGTCAGATCGACTTCGTCGACAACGCCATCGATAAGTCGTCCGGCACGATCCGCGGCCGTGCGGTCTTCAAGAATGCCGACGGACGCCTCACGCCGGGTATGTTCGGCCGTATCCGGATTGTGGCTTCTGAACCGGCAGAGGCGCTGCTCGTTCCCGATGCCGCCATCGGCACCGAGCAGGTTCGCAAGTTCGTCTATGCCGTCGGCAGCGACAATGTCGCTACACCGAAATACGTCACGCTCGGACCGTTGGTCGATGGACTGCGCGTCGTGACGGCGGGCCTCTCGCCCGACGACACGGTCATCGTGAACGGCCTGATGCGCATCCGGCCCGGCGCGAAAGTCACGCCGCAGCAGGCATCCGCTGACGCTTCCACTCCGAAGGACCAGACGGTCCGGACCCAATAA
- a CDS encoding putative urea ABC transporter substrate-binding protein → MRFSIKQILKAAIGLAAVTGFALSPAHAAEKKDFKVAWSIYVGWMPWGYAADSGIVKKWADKYGINIEVKQFNDYVESINQYTAGSFDAVTVTNMDALSIPAAGGVDTTAVIVGDFSNGNDAVILKNKDKLADIKGQNVNLVEFSVSHYLLARGLESVGLAEKDLKVVNTSDADMAAAYKTHDVTSVVTWKPIVSTILESPDAKKVFDSSQIPGEIIDLMVVNTAVLKDNPKFAKALAGIWYETLATLKDGTASKEAMAKASGTDLKGFDEQLATTKLFADPKDAVAFTTGKDLKTTTERVSKFLFEKSLLGKDAKSDGAIGVEFPDKTVFGDKSNVKFRYDATFMKEAEDGKL, encoded by the coding sequence ATGCGCTTTTCCATCAAGCAAATTTTGAAGGCTGCGATCGGCCTCGCGGCCGTGACAGGGTTTGCCCTGTCGCCTGCACATGCCGCCGAGAAAAAAGACTTCAAAGTCGCCTGGTCGATTTATGTCGGCTGGATGCCATGGGGCTATGCTGCCGATTCCGGCATCGTGAAAAAATGGGCCGACAAGTACGGCATCAACATCGAAGTCAAACAGTTCAATGACTACGTCGAATCCATAAATCAATACACGGCGGGCTCGTTCGACGCGGTCACCGTGACGAACATGGACGCTCTTTCGATCCCCGCGGCTGGCGGCGTCGACACCACGGCCGTTATCGTCGGCGACTTCTCGAACGGCAACGACGCCGTGATCCTGAAGAACAAGGACAAGCTCGCCGACATCAAGGGCCAGAACGTCAATCTCGTCGAGTTCTCGGTCTCGCACTACCTGCTCGCGCGCGGCCTCGAAAGCGTCGGGCTTGCCGAGAAGGACCTGAAGGTCGTCAACACATCGGACGCCGATATGGCGGCTGCCTACAAGACGCACGACGTAACGTCCGTCGTGACTTGGAAGCCGATCGTTTCAACGATCCTCGAATCGCCGGACGCAAAGAAGGTTTTCGACAGCTCGCAAATTCCGGGCGAGATCATCGACCTCATGGTCGTCAACACGGCCGTGCTGAAAGACAATCCGAAGTTCGCGAAGGCGCTCGCGGGTATCTGGTACGAGACGCTTGCGACGCTAAAGGACGGTACGGCTTCGAAGGAAGCCATGGCCAAGGCTTCCGGCACCGACCTCAAAGGCTTTGACGAACAGCTCGCGACGACGAAGCTCTTCGCCGATCCGAAGGATGCTGTGGCTTTCACCACCGGCAAAGATCTGAAGACGACAACCGAGCGCGTCTCCAAATTCTTGTTCGAGAAATCGTTGCTCGGCAAAGACGCGAAATCGGACGGCGCGATCGGCGTCGAGTTCCCCGACAAAACGGTCTTCGGCGACAAGTCGAACGTCAAGTTCCGCTACGACGCGACGTTCATGAAAGAAGCCGAAGACGGCAAGCTCTGA
- a CDS encoding efflux RND transporter permease subunit — protein sequence MRISHFFIDRPIFAAVISIVLTIIGLVSLTRLPIAQYPEIAPPVVNITGQYPGASAEVVAATVATPLEQQINGVEHMLFISSNSTNDGRFSISVTFDIGTNLDIAQVQVQNRVSIALPRLPADVRNIGVTVAKASPDLMMVVHLLSPDNSRDTLFISNYASVNIVDALTRVQGVGSITVFGGRDYSMRVWLDPDRLQSLALTASDVVTALQGQNVQVAAGVLNAPPLEKPGAFQITVQTQGRLIDPNEFGNIVVKQNANSVVRVKDVARVELAALDYGINSYLDKQAAVGLGVFQLPGSNAIDTAKNIKQAMAEMAKSFPPGLEYTIVYNPTDFIQQSVDAVVHTILEAVVLVVIVVLLFLQTWRAAIIPIVAIPVSLVGTFFLMQMFGFSLNNLSLFGLVLAIGIVVDDAIVVVENVERNMANGMSPREASYRTMEEVGSALIAIVLVLCAVFVPSAFITGISGQFYRQFALTIAGATVISLIVSLTLSPALCAMLLKPHSTEHKHSPLTWPIRAFFNAFNWSFDRLSSGYGWLAGRAVRFSILMLVLYAGLIAFGLNEFRKTPVGFIPDQDGGYLITITQLPPAASLARTNEVNKRAVELALTVPGVAHAVNIVGFSGATRVNASNAGAVFVTLKPFEERAKDPNQSAKAIQATLLKKFSTIQEALVLVVAPPPVRGLGSSGGFRMMVEDRSGAGSAALQAAVNAMMGKAAQTPGVRQVYSLFETSTPQLYLDIDRVKAQMLGIRIPEVFAALQTYLGSIYVNDFNLLGRTFRVTAQSDADYRLEAKDALSIRVRNSNGDAVPLGSFTTVSDISGPARVPRYNLYPAAELDGSAAPGYSQGQAIDIMQKLAAETLPPGFSYEWTDLAYQQIRAGNTAIFAFALGVLFVFLVLAAQFESLTLPLAVILIVPMSLIASISGVILRGMDNNILTQVGFIVLIGLAAKNAILIVEFAEQLEAQGRTRFEAATEAARLRMRPIIMTSLAFILGVVPLVWAVGAGAELRQALGTAVFAGMLGVTFFGLIFTPVFYVVCRWLSDLGRRSRAPSHETPLHPAE from the coding sequence ATGCGCATCTCGCACTTCTTTATCGACCGCCCGATCTTCGCGGCCGTCATCTCCATCGTGCTCACCATCATCGGCTTGGTATCCCTTACCCGCCTGCCGATCGCGCAATATCCGGAAATCGCGCCGCCGGTGGTGAACATCACGGGGCAATATCCGGGTGCCAGCGCGGAAGTCGTCGCCGCGACGGTCGCGACGCCGCTCGAGCAGCAGATCAACGGCGTTGAGCACATGCTCTTCATATCGTCGAACTCGACGAATGACGGCCGCTTCTCGATCTCCGTCACCTTCGACATCGGCACCAATCTCGATATTGCGCAGGTTCAGGTGCAGAACCGCGTCTCCATCGCACTGCCGAGACTGCCCGCGGACGTGCGCAACATCGGCGTCACCGTCGCGAAGGCGTCGCCCGACCTCATGATGGTCGTGCATCTGCTGTCGCCCGACAACTCGCGCGATACGCTTTTCATTTCGAACTACGCGAGCGTGAACATCGTCGATGCGCTGACCCGCGTGCAAGGCGTCGGCTCGATTACCGTTTTCGGCGGTCGCGATTATTCGATGCGCGTCTGGCTTGATCCCGACCGCCTGCAATCGCTGGCGCTGACGGCAAGCGACGTCGTCACGGCCCTGCAGGGGCAGAACGTCCAGGTGGCCGCCGGCGTGCTCAATGCGCCCCCGCTCGAAAAGCCGGGTGCATTCCAGATCACGGTGCAAACGCAGGGCCGCCTGATCGATCCGAATGAATTCGGAAATATCGTCGTCAAGCAGAACGCCAACTCCGTCGTCCGAGTGAAGGACGTGGCGAGAGTCGAACTTGCGGCGCTCGATTACGGCATCAACTCGTATCTTGATAAGCAGGCGGCGGTCGGTCTCGGCGTCTTCCAGCTGCCGGGTTCCAACGCCATCGATACGGCGAAGAACATTAAACAAGCCATGGCGGAGATGGCGAAGAGCTTCCCGCCGGGGCTCGAGTACACCATCGTATACAACCCGACCGACTTCATTCAGCAGTCGGTCGACGCCGTCGTTCACACCATCCTCGAAGCCGTCGTTCTGGTGGTGATCGTCGTCCTGCTCTTCCTCCAGACGTGGCGCGCGGCGATCATCCCGATCGTAGCCATCCCTGTTTCGCTCGTCGGCACCTTCTTCCTGATGCAGATGTTCGGCTTCTCGCTGAACAACCTGTCGCTCTTCGGCCTCGTGCTGGCGATCGGTATCGTTGTCGACGACGCGATCGTCGTGGTCGAGAACGTCGAACGCAACATGGCGAACGGGATGAGCCCCAGGGAAGCCTCCTACAGAACCATGGAGGAGGTGGGCTCGGCTCTCATCGCCATCGTGCTCGTTCTATGTGCGGTGTTCGTTCCGTCGGCATTCATCACCGGCATCTCGGGCCAGTTCTATCGTCAGTTCGCGCTGACGATCGCGGGCGCGACGGTGATTTCGCTGATCGTCTCATTGACCCTGTCGCCCGCACTCTGTGCCATGCTTCTGAAGCCGCATTCGACCGAGCATAAGCACAGTCCACTGACGTGGCCCATCCGCGCGTTTTTCAATGCCTTCAACTGGAGCTTCGACCGGCTATCCAGCGGCTATGGCTGGCTGGCTGGCCGCGCCGTCCGGTTTTCTATCCTGATGCTGGTCCTTTACGCGGGGCTTATTGCATTCGGATTGAATGAATTCCGCAAAACTCCTGTCGGCTTCATCCCCGACCAGGACGGCGGCTATCTGATCACGATCACCCAGTTGCCGCCTGCCGCTTCTTTGGCTCGCACCAACGAGGTCAATAAGCGCGCCGTTGAACTGGCCCTCACCGTTCCGGGCGTCGCCCACGCCGTCAATATCGTCGGCTTCTCGGGCGCAACGCGCGTCAACGCCTCGAACGCAGGCGCCGTTTTCGTAACGCTGAAACCATTCGAAGAGCGCGCCAAAGATCCGAACCAGTCGGCGAAAGCCATTCAGGCTACGCTCTTGAAGAAATTTTCCACGATCCAGGAAGCTTTGGTGCTTGTCGTGGCGCCGCCGCCCGTCCGCGGTCTTGGCAGCTCCGGCGGCTTCCGCATGATGGTGGAGGATCGTTCGGGTGCCGGCTCGGCCGCGTTGCAGGCGGCTGTCAACGCGATGATGGGCAAGGCGGCTCAGACGCCGGGCGTGCGACAGGTGTACTCGCTCTTCGAGACCTCGACGCCCCAGCTCTATCTGGACATCGATCGCGTCAAGGCGCAGATGCTCGGCATTCGTATCCCGGAAGTGTTCGCCGCACTCCAGACGTACCTCGGCTCGATCTACGTCAACGACTTCAACCTGCTGGGCCGTACCTTCCGCGTGACGGCGCAGTCCGACGCCGATTACCGCCTGGAAGCGAAAGATGCGCTGAGCATTCGCGTCCGCAATTCGAACGGCGATGCCGTTCCGCTCGGCTCGTTCACGACCGTGAGCGATATTTCGGGCCCGGCGCGTGTTCCCCGCTACAACCTTTATCCGGCAGCCGAACTCGATGGTTCCGCGGCTCCCGGATACTCGCAGGGACAGGCGATCGACATCATGCAGAAGCTGGCGGCGGAAACGCTTCCGCCTGGCTTCAGCTATGAATGGACCGATCTCGCCTATCAGCAGATCCGCGCCGGCAACACGGCCATCTTCGCGTTCGCTCTGGGCGTCCTGTTCGTGTTCCTCGTCCTTGCCGCGCAGTTCGAAAGTCTGACGCTGCCGCTAGCGGTCATCCTGATCGTCCCGATGAGTCTCATCGCATCGATCTCGGGCGTCATCCTCCGGGGAATGGACAACAACATCCTGACCCAGGTCGGCTTCATCGTTCTCATAGGTCTAGCGGCGAAAAACGCTATTCTGATCGTGGAGTTCGCGGAGCAACTCGAAGCCCAGGGCAGAACCCGATTCGAGGCCGCGACCGAAGCGGCCCGGTTGAGAATGCGGCCGATCATCATGACGTCGCTGGCGTTCATCCTCGGCGTGGTGCCGCTCGTTTGGGCGGTCGGCGCCGGCGCTGAACTTCGCCAGGCTCTCGGAACCGCGGTCTTCGCGGGTATGCTCGGCGTGACCTTCTTCGGTCTGATCTTCACGCCCGTCTTCTATGTGGTTTGCCGCTGGCTGTCCGATCTCGGCCGCAGGTCACGGGCGCCATCTCACGAGACGCCGCTTCATCCGGCCGAATAG